One Pseudomonas rhizophila DNA window includes the following coding sequences:
- a CDS encoding RHS repeat domain-containing protein — MSRLTHGGTPVLSVLDARAGSVRRVDYWRRSPNDDTQTLVTAQAYDVAGRLIARWDPRFYGTDTANLRNDYNLTGQPLRTRSVDGGWRLALPGLAGETLQRWDERGSHWRIAYDPQLRPVALEENSQVAVDTFIYADATADADHNLRGRLLEQVDPSGTVLLDSYGLVGLPLCETRIFHDSKVFTSRRLFGPSGAVLEQTDAGEHQQQSRYDLAGQLKQVQLRLKGQTDWQTVLHDAQYNAAGQIIEQHAGNSVISHWSYDPASARLLRQRSQKAPATALVDFEYVHDPMGNITRILDHTYTPTHFANQRVDGHRAFSYDSLYRLTSASGYDDGPPSDIPGLPQPTDPNNRLNYLQTYEYDEGGNLTKLTHVREGAGYTRQMFIDPGSNRGVRYQPGDPAPSFDTLFDRHGNLLALQPGQNLQWNARDQLAAVTLIDRETAANDQEHYRYSQGTRVYKRHETHTAKRDHFQDVRYLPGLEIRTRDNGEELHIIILDTGLINVRCLHWVTGKPADIDTDQLRYSLEDHSGSNMMELDQHAQLISHEGYYPFGATAWLIARPGVEVSYKTVRYSGKEMDISGLYYYGARYYAPWLQRWVSADPAGDVDGLNRYAFVGNNPLRYVDTDGQAKAESVIVLYSGFLSELSGESSRLLGQLHNIIQQKGVFRSLMGNLGGELVKGVFGYETGVLGGEVVDLVLPDAPFTTPYTTTGGLIGGNVGGDVAGEIADPFVHSAGLVGALIPQTSKISVEAIDRRLGIEGAVKDIKNWRQMKDEVIHPALNSVLNPSFVMNRVMGSWIPIIGGTLNMFARAIEGEDIKNRLDPVKIGKIETLLSDWKTAVEQRAAWAENAFDALGSDVISPADLLPNVNFMTSKEALAPISRAVLRKRTQATLANIKAAQQGITAYKEMGTTDNLWASWHAHPVGHGKGRPKWMTT, encoded by the coding sequence GTGAGCAGGCTAACTCATGGCGGTACACCGGTCCTGTCGGTACTTGACGCACGAGCAGGCTCGGTCAGGCGAGTGGACTACTGGCGCCGATCGCCGAACGACGACACCCAAACGCTGGTCACGGCCCAGGCGTATGACGTCGCCGGGCGCCTTATCGCCCGATGGGACCCACGTTTCTACGGTACGGACACGGCCAACCTGCGCAACGACTACAACCTCACCGGTCAGCCGCTGCGTACCCGCAGCGTCGATGGCGGATGGCGCCTGGCATTACCGGGCCTGGCGGGTGAAACCTTGCAACGCTGGGATGAACGCGGCAGTCATTGGCGTATTGCCTATGACCCCCAACTGCGTCCGGTGGCCCTGGAGGAAAACAGTCAGGTCGCAGTCGATACCTTCATCTACGCCGACGCCACGGCCGATGCCGATCACAACCTGCGCGGTCGGTTGCTCGAGCAGGTCGACCCCTCGGGTACTGTGCTTCTGGACAGCTATGGCCTGGTCGGCCTGCCGTTATGTGAGACGCGTATTTTTCACGACAGCAAGGTGTTTACCAGCCGTCGTCTCTTCGGGCCTTCGGGGGCTGTCCTTGAGCAGACCGATGCCGGTGAACACCAGCAACAGTCGCGCTACGATCTGGCCGGGCAGCTCAAGCAGGTGCAGTTGCGACTCAAGGGGCAAACCGACTGGCAGACGGTGTTGCACGATGCCCAATACAATGCCGCCGGGCAAATCATCGAACAACACGCAGGCAACAGCGTCATCAGCCACTGGAGCTATGACCCGGCCAGCGCTCGCCTGCTCAGACAACGTTCACAAAAAGCCCCGGCCACCGCACTGGTGGACTTCGAGTATGTCCACGACCCGATGGGCAACATCACCCGCATTCTGGACCATACCTATACGCCTACCCATTTCGCCAACCAACGAGTCGACGGCCATCGTGCCTTCAGCTACGACTCGCTCTATCGGTTGACCAGTGCCAGCGGTTACGACGATGGCCCGCCCTCGGATATACCTGGCCTGCCCCAGCCAACCGACCCCAACAACCGGCTCAACTACCTGCAAACCTATGAATATGACGAGGGCGGCAATCTGACCAAGCTCACACATGTGCGTGAGGGTGCCGGCTACACCCGGCAGATGTTCATCGACCCGGGCAGCAATCGAGGGGTGCGATACCAGCCTGGAGATCCTGCCCCGTCATTCGACACACTGTTCGATCGCCATGGCAATCTCCTGGCATTGCAGCCAGGGCAGAACCTGCAATGGAACGCTCGGGACCAACTGGCAGCGGTCACCCTGATCGACCGCGAAACCGCCGCCAATGACCAAGAACATTACCGCTATAGCCAAGGGACCCGGGTCTACAAACGTCACGAAACCCATACCGCCAAGCGCGACCATTTTCAGGACGTGCGCTATCTCCCGGGCCTGGAGATCCGCACCCGGGACAATGGCGAAGAACTGCACATCATCATCCTCGACACGGGTTTGATCAACGTCCGCTGCTTGCATTGGGTAACGGGCAAGCCGGCAGATATCGACACCGATCAGTTGCGCTACAGCCTGGAGGACCACTCAGGCTCAAACATGATGGAGCTCGATCAGCATGCGCAACTGATCAGTCACGAAGGCTATTACCCGTTCGGCGCCACGGCGTGGCTGATAGCCCGTCCCGGCGTAGAGGTCAGTTACAAGACCGTGCGCTATTCGGGCAAGGAAATGGACATCAGCGGGCTGTATTACTACGGCGCACGTTACTACGCGCCGTGGCTGCAGCGTTGGGTCAGTGCCGACCCGGCAGGGGATGTGGACGGGCTGAACAGGTATGCGTTCGTGGGCAACAATCCGCTACGTTATGTGGATACGGACGGGCAGGCAAAAGCCGAGAGCGTGATCGTGCTTTATTCAGGCTTTCTCTCCGAACTCAGTGGAGAGTCCAGCCGACTGCTCGGGCAACTTCACAACATCATCCAGCAAAAAGGCGTGTTCAGAAGCCTGATGGGGAATCTGGGGGGAGAGCTGGTCAAAGGCGTCTTCGGCTATGAGACAGGCGTGCTGGGTGGCGAGGTGGTCGATCTGGTGCTGCCTGATGCCCCTTTCACAACGCCCTACACCACCACGGGTGGACTGATCGGTGGCAACGTCGGCGGCGATGTGGCCGGCGAGATCGCCGATCCGTTCGTGCATAGCGCAGGGTTGGTGGGCGCGCTCATACCGCAGACCTCAAAAATATCCGTTGAGGCGATCGATCGCAGACTCGGTATCGAGGGTGCGGTTAAAGACATCAAGAACTGGCGGCAGATGAAAGATGAGGTGATCCACCCGGCGCTCAACTCAGTCCTCAACCCCAGCTTCGTGATGAACCGGGTGATGGGTTCGTGGATCCCGATCATCGGCGGCACACTCAATATGTTCGCCCGGGCCATCGAGGGCGAAGACATCAAAAACCGCCTCGACCCCGTCAAGATCGGCAAAATCGAAACGCTGCTCTCCGACTGGAAAACGGCTGTGGAGCAACGCGCTGCCTGGGCCGAAAATGCTTTCGATGCGTTAGGCTCCGATGTCATCTCCCCCGCAGACCTGCTGCCCAACGTTAACTTCATGACGTCCAAGGAAGCCCTGGCACCGATCAGTCGCGCCGTCTTGCGCAAAAGAACCCAAGCCACCCTGGCCAACATCAAGGCCGCGCAGCAGGGAATCACCGCTTACAAGGAAATGGGCACGACGGACAATTTGTGGGCGAGTTGGCATGCGCATCCTGTCGGCCATGGCAAGGGCCGCCCGAAATGGATGACCACGTGA
- a CDS encoding RHS repeat-associated core domain-containing protein gives MSTVHLRTPDVVAVDGRGLPVRQTTYLRNQASPPAVALISRQHHKSIGHLVEQWDPRLFGHAPKPNLTTLHSLTGQPLHTDSVDAGWRLILPGLAGESRQRWDQRAHHWRVTYDHQLRPIALEENGRAEVDAFTYADATADADYNLRGQLIEQSDPSGTVQLDSYGLTGEPLRQVRRFADAIPHICEQTLDALGTPVSRTDAAGHRHYLRLDIGGQLKQVDLQLRDQDTPQPILLDARYNAAGQIERQDTANGVTSRWTYDPANDQLSTLKTGKPGQALLQNLTYFHDPMGNVLRIEDHTVAPLYFANQRVDGHRDFTYDSLYRLISASGFEGETPQLHPGLPEPIVPIDPGHRFNYTQLYDYDTSHNLTRLRHVRDGNNHTRTLRIDPHSNRGVQWTEGDPEPDFDALFDAHGNQLYLQRGAQSLVWDARDQLTKVTLLKRDNGLLNDDETCLYSQGERVSKTHTTASTRHETRYLPGLEIRTSSHGEQLHVVTCALAHGSVRCLHWEAGQPSDIEADQLRYTLDDHLGSSTLELDRHGALISLEHYYPFGGTAWHAARSRIEVDYKTLRYSGKEMDSSGLYYYGARYYAPWLQRWVSADPAGDVDGLNLYGFVGNNPMTLTDYQGLILETPAQRDARKAQSAAYWQRWKNYNRLDREIKKFTDIMKLTSRRASEAQTQLASHRSATAHAQASAVRVGSHVGAQVVSYGTGLAVGFGAAALGSVAGPPGIVMGAALGFVTSKAVSVGLDYALERLSLSAAVNFKSRKLDPEKIVKKGEYKNLDLFHYAKAKARDLAHAVSAPTQKNVLKAGKEVTSTGTKIALKATGTVASSEIGAVTSIVLGTIEIIHEIGAASHELTEEKIARADAHINGMVEILNAQMAHIETLFAEAELDAVNTYRPLSKVIGQSSGDTPQSLRREMEATIGRLRKTQSMLR, from the coding sequence ATGAGTACCGTGCATTTGCGCACTCCAGACGTCGTTGCCGTGGATGGCCGTGGCTTGCCTGTGCGGCAAACCACTTACTTGCGCAACCAGGCCTCGCCCCCCGCCGTCGCGCTGATATCGCGCCAGCACCACAAGAGCATCGGCCATCTCGTCGAGCAGTGGGACCCTCGCCTCTTCGGTCACGCGCCCAAACCCAACCTGACAACGCTGCATAGCCTCACCGGTCAGCCGCTGCATACCGACAGCGTCGATGCCGGATGGCGCCTGATATTACCGGGCCTGGCAGGTGAATCCCGCCAGCGCTGGGATCAACGCGCCCATCATTGGCGCGTGACTTATGACCATCAGTTGCGCCCGATAGCCCTGGAGGAAAACGGCCGGGCCGAGGTCGACGCCTTCACCTACGCCGATGCCACGGCCGATGCCGATTACAACCTGCGCGGGCAGTTGATTGAGCAGAGCGATCCCTCCGGCACCGTGCAGCTGGACAGTTACGGGTTGACGGGCGAACCGCTACGCCAGGTCCGCCGTTTTGCCGATGCCATCCCCCACATCTGCGAGCAGACCCTCGACGCCCTCGGCACGCCCGTGAGCCGGACCGACGCCGCTGGCCACCGACATTACTTGCGGCTGGATATCGGCGGGCAACTCAAACAGGTGGACCTGCAACTCAGGGACCAGGACACGCCACAACCGATTCTGCTGGACGCCCGCTACAACGCCGCCGGCCAGATCGAGCGCCAGGATACGGCCAACGGCGTGACCAGCCGCTGGACCTATGACCCGGCCAACGATCAACTGAGCACCCTCAAGACCGGAAAACCCGGACAAGCCCTGCTCCAGAACCTGACGTACTTCCATGACCCCATGGGTAATGTGCTGCGTATCGAAGACCATACCGTCGCCCCCCTGTACTTTGCCAACCAGCGCGTAGACGGTCATCGCGACTTCACCTACGACTCGCTCTACCGTTTGATCAGCGCCAGCGGTTTCGAGGGCGAGACACCTCAGCTGCATCCCGGCTTGCCCGAGCCGATCGTCCCCATCGACCCCGGCCACCGTTTCAACTACACCCAGCTGTATGACTACGACACCAGCCACAACCTGACCCGACTGCGCCATGTTCGCGACGGCAACAATCACACCCGGACACTGCGCATCGACCCTCACAGCAACCGAGGCGTGCAGTGGACCGAAGGCGATCCGGAGCCGGATTTCGACGCGCTGTTCGATGCCCATGGCAACCAGCTTTACCTGCAACGCGGCGCGCAGTCGCTGGTGTGGGACGCCCGCGACCAGCTCACTAAAGTCACGTTGCTCAAACGCGACAACGGGTTGCTGAACGATGACGAAACCTGCCTCTACAGCCAGGGCGAACGGGTCAGCAAGACCCACACCACCGCCAGCACTCGCCACGAAACGCGATATTTGCCAGGCCTTGAAATCCGCACCAGCAGCCACGGCGAACAACTGCACGTGGTCACCTGTGCATTGGCCCATGGCAGTGTTCGTTGCCTGCATTGGGAAGCCGGCCAGCCAAGCGACATCGAAGCCGACCAATTGCGCTACACCCTCGACGATCATTTGGGTTCCAGCACCTTGGAGCTGGACCGTCACGGCGCCTTGATCAGCCTCGAGCACTACTACCCCTTTGGCGGCACCGCCTGGCACGCCGCTCGTTCCAGAATTGAAGTCGACTACAAGACCCTTCGTTATTCAGGCAAGGAAATGGACAGCAGCGGGCTGTATTACTACGGCGCGCGTTACTACGCCCCGTGGTTGCAGCGCTGGGTCAGTGCGGACCCGGCGGGGGATGTGGATGGGTTGAATCTGTATGGATTTGTCGGCAATAACCCGATGACGTTGACCGACTACCAAGGGTTGATACTAGAGACCCCGGCGCAGAGAGACGCTAGAAAAGCGCAGAGCGCAGCCTATTGGCAACGCTGGAAAAACTATAACCGGCTGGACAGGGAGATCAAAAAGTTCACGGACATCATGAAGCTGACTTCACGCAGAGCCAGCGAAGCGCAAACTCAACTGGCCAGCCATCGCTCGGCAACAGCGCACGCCCAGGCCTCTGCGGTACGTGTGGGTAGTCACGTCGGTGCACAGGTTGTCAGCTACGGAACGGGACTCGCGGTAGGCTTCGGCGCCGCGGCGCTGGGCAGCGTGGCGGGACCACCCGGCATCGTCATGGGCGCCGCGCTGGGGTTCGTCACCAGCAAAGCGGTGAGCGTTGGCCTGGATTATGCGCTGGAACGATTGAGCCTGAGCGCAGCGGTCAACTTCAAGAGCCGGAAACTGGACCCGGAAAAAATCGTCAAGAAAGGCGAATACAAGAATCTTGACCTCTTTCACTATGCCAAGGCAAAAGCCCGGGATCTGGCCCACGCCGTCAGCGCGCCCACCCAGAAAAACGTCCTGAAAGCGGGAAAGGAAGTGACCAGCACTGGCACCAAGATCGCGCTGAAAGCGACAGGAACCGTGGCCTCCAGCGAAATAGGAGCCGTGACCAGCATTGTTTTGGGAACCATTGAGATCATTCATGAAATTGGCGCCGCAAGCCATGAACTGACCGAGGAGAAAATCGCTCGGGCAGATGCGCACATCAACGGCATGGTGGAAATATTGAACGCACAAATGGCCCACATCGAGACGCTGTTTGCCGAGGCGGAACTTGACGCAGTCAATACCTACCGACCGCTCAGCAAAGTAATCGGCCAGTCCAGTGGCGACACGCCTCAAAGCCTGAGAAGGGAGATGGAAGCAACCATCGGCCGCTTGAGGAAGACACAAAGCATGCTCCGATAA
- a CDS encoding sensor histidine kinase produces MPAMPRPLRLSLYTLLILSGAIIAATLAVRHAERQALEEDASRANQQLALYANSLHTLIERYRALPAVLALDPELRSALKGPVSTAQQDALNRKLEQINGAAKSSTLELLDHTGLAVAASNWRLPSSYVGHNYGFRPYFLQTRTQGTGRFYAVGVTSGIPGYFLSSAVTDDNGEFLGAMVVKLEFPELEREWRQGSDTLLVSDARGIIFIANREGWRYRHLQPLTDSDHAELKATRQYDKQPLQPLAVEPLRRFDDNSHLARVKAPDGAVDYLWESLPLTTEGWTLHLLRRPQIAFEDRRNAGLAAAGLWLALVFLLLFLNQRWRLAKLRQRSREELERLVEERTRDLRTAQDGLVQSAKLAALGQMSAALAHEINQPLTAQRMQLATLRLLLDHGRVDDAYKAIKPLDDMLTRMAALTGHLKTFARKSPSGLRERLDLAVVVDQALQLLDTRLRDEQVSTVLHLTRPAWVRGDAIRLEQVLINLLRNALDAMAGQPLKRLEVRLEADEQLWRLTVSDSGTGIAEEHLSQVFDPFFTTKAVGDGLGLGLAVSFAIIHESGGRLTADNHENGAQFCVTLPIDQEAQLHA; encoded by the coding sequence ATGCCGGCAATGCCTCGTCCCTTGCGTCTGTCGTTGTACACCCTGCTGATCCTCAGCGGCGCCATCATTGCCGCAACCCTGGCCGTGCGGCACGCCGAACGCCAGGCACTGGAAGAGGATGCCAGCCGTGCGAACCAGCAACTGGCGTTGTACGCCAACTCCCTGCATACCCTGATCGAGCGCTACCGCGCCCTGCCCGCCGTGCTGGCGCTGGACCCCGAGTTGCGCTCGGCCCTCAAGGGGCCGGTCAGCACCGCGCAACAGGACGCGCTGAATCGCAAACTGGAACAGATCAACGGCGCCGCAAAGTCTTCCACACTGGAATTGCTCGACCACACCGGCCTGGCCGTCGCGGCCAGCAACTGGCGCCTGCCCAGCAGTTATGTCGGACACAATTATGGCTTTCGGCCGTATTTCCTCCAGACCCGCACCCAGGGCACCGGACGGTTTTATGCGGTGGGTGTGACCAGTGGCATTCCGGGCTACTTCCTGTCCAGCGCAGTGACCGACGACAACGGTGAGTTCCTGGGGGCGATGGTCGTGAAGCTGGAGTTTCCCGAGCTGGAACGCGAATGGCGGCAGGGCAGCGACACCCTGCTGGTCAGCGATGCCCGAGGCATCATTTTCATCGCCAACAGAGAGGGCTGGCGTTATCGCCACTTGCAGCCGTTGACCGACAGCGACCACGCCGAGCTCAAGGCCACTCGCCAATACGACAAGCAACCGCTGCAACCCTTGGCCGTCGAGCCGCTGCGACGCTTTGACGACAACAGTCATCTGGCCCGGGTCAAGGCCCCCGACGGTGCAGTGGATTACCTGTGGGAGTCCCTGCCATTGACCACCGAAGGCTGGACGCTGCACTTGCTGCGCCGCCCGCAGATCGCCTTCGAAGACCGTCGCAACGCAGGGCTCGCCGCCGCCGGATTATGGCTGGCCCTGGTGTTTCTGCTGCTGTTTCTCAACCAGCGCTGGCGCCTGGCAAAGCTGCGCCAGCGCAGTCGTGAAGAACTCGAACGGCTGGTGGAAGAACGTACCCGGGATTTGCGCACCGCCCAGGACGGCCTGGTGCAATCGGCCAAACTCGCAGCCCTGGGACAGATGTCGGCGGCCCTGGCCCATGAAATCAACCAACCGTTGACGGCCCAGCGCATGCAACTGGCAACCCTGCGCCTGTTGCTGGACCATGGCCGGGTCGATGATGCCTACAAAGCCATCAAACCCCTGGACGACATGCTGACCCGCATGGCCGCCCTCACCGGCCACCTGAAAACCTTCGCCCGCAAAAGCCCCAGCGGCCTGCGCGAACGCCTCGACCTGGCGGTGGTGGTGGATCAGGCACTGCAACTGCTGGACACACGCCTGCGGGACGAACAGGTCAGTACGGTGCTGCACCTGACCCGCCCGGCGTGGGTGCGTGGCGATGCAATCCGTCTGGAACAGGTTTTGATCAACCTGCTGCGCAACGCGCTCGATGCCATGGCCGGCCAGCCGCTCAAACGCCTGGAAGTGCGCCTGGAAGCCGATGAGCAATTGTGGCGCCTGACGGTCAGTGACAGCGGCACCGGGATCGCCGAGGAACACCTGAGCCAGGTATTCGACCCGTTCTTCACCACCAAGGCAGTGGGCGACGGCCTGGGTTTGGGCCTGGCGGTTTCCTTTGCAATCATTCATGAATCGGGTGGACGACTGACGGCGGACAACCATGAAAACGGCGCACAGTTCTGCGTGACCTTGCCGATCGATCAGGAGGCGCAGTTGCATGCTTAA
- a CDS encoding sigma-54-dependent transcriptional regulator, which yields MLNPCTLKKVIVVDDEASIRSAVEQWLSLSGFEVQLFSRAEECLAQLPGHFPGVIVSDVRMPGLSGLELLAEVRRRDPDLPVILLTGHGDVPMAVEAMRDGAYDFLEKPFTPETLLGSLRRALDKRTLVLENRRLHEQADVKDKLDGTLLGVSRALQNLRRQVLDLATLPVNVLIRGETGSGKELVARCLHDFGPRANKPFVALNCAAIPEPLFEAELFGHESGAFTGAQGKRIGKLEYADGGTLFLDEIESMPLAQQVKLLRVLQEQKLERLGSNQSIHVDLRIIAATKPDLLDEARAGRFREDLAYRLNVAELRLPPLRERREDIPLLFDHFTHNAAERLGRPAVPLSGAQLSHLLGHDWPGNVRELANVAERHLLGLDQPRVLDTEPGQSLAARQEAFEAQCLRAALTRHKGDVKAVLEELQLPRRTFNEKMQRHGLSREMFL from the coding sequence ATGCTTAACCCTTGCACATTGAAAAAGGTCATCGTCGTCGACGACGAGGCCAGCATTCGCAGCGCCGTGGAGCAATGGTTGAGCCTGTCGGGTTTTGAAGTGCAGTTGTTCAGTCGCGCCGAAGAATGCCTGGCGCAATTGCCAGGACATTTCCCGGGGGTGATTGTCAGCGATGTGCGCATGCCCGGGCTCAGCGGCCTGGAGCTGCTGGCCGAAGTGCGCCGACGCGACCCGGACCTGCCGGTGATCCTGTTGACCGGCCACGGCGACGTGCCGATGGCCGTGGAAGCCATGCGCGACGGCGCCTACGATTTCCTGGAGAAACCCTTCACGCCCGAAACCCTGCTCGGCAGCCTGCGCCGGGCGTTGGACAAGCGCACGCTGGTATTGGAGAACCGTCGTCTGCACGAGCAGGCCGACGTCAAGGACAAGCTCGATGGGACACTGCTTGGGGTTTCACGGGCGCTGCAAAACCTGCGTCGCCAGGTGCTGGACCTGGCGACACTGCCGGTCAACGTGTTGATCCGCGGCGAAACCGGCAGCGGCAAGGAACTGGTCGCCCGTTGCCTGCACGACTTCGGTCCTAGGGCAAACAAACCCTTCGTGGCCTTGAACTGTGCGGCCATCCCCGAACCGCTGTTCGAGGCCGAACTGTTCGGCCATGAAAGCGGCGCCTTCACTGGCGCCCAGGGCAAGCGCATCGGCAAGCTCGAATACGCCGACGGCGGCACGCTGTTTCTCGATGAAATCGAGAGCATGCCCCTGGCTCAACAGGTCAAGTTGCTGCGGGTGCTACAGGAACAGAAGCTCGAACGCCTGGGCTCGAACCAGAGCATCCATGTGGACCTGCGCATCATCGCCGCCACCAAGCCCGACCTGCTCGACGAAGCCCGCGCCGGACGTTTTCGCGAAGACCTGGCCTATCGCCTGAACGTCGCCGAGCTGCGCCTGCCGCCATTGCGTGAACGGCGCGAGGACATTCCTTTGTTGTTCGATCATTTCACCCACAACGCCGCCGAACGCCTGGGTCGCCCCGCCGTGCCCTTGAGCGGTGCGCAGTTGAGCCATTTGCTCGGCCACGACTGGCCGGGCAATGTGCGTGAACTGGCCAACGTCGCCGAGCGTCACCTGCTGGGACTGGATCAACCCCGCGTCCTCGACACGGAGCCGGGCCAATCCCTCGCCGCCCGGCAGGAAGCCTTCGAAGCTCAATGCCTGCGCGCCGCCCTGACGCGGCACAAGGGCGATGTGAAAGCCGTGCTCGAGGAATTGCAGCTGCCGCGTCGCACCTTCAATGAAAAGATGCAG